Proteins from a genomic interval of Rosa chinensis cultivar Old Blush chromosome 2, RchiOBHm-V2, whole genome shotgun sequence:
- the LOC112190014 gene encoding protein EARLY RESPONSIVE TO DEHYDRATION 15 isoform X3 gives MALVSGRSTLNPNAPLFVPAAFRQVEDFSPEWWQLVTTSTWYHEYWLSQNQDEDGFYDNAQENYDNVADLLPETFDLDAGEDFSSFEAAQFEEFLQSSQTEAGLDMSAAVLKNLKASEDRRPKLLVEPRKYVEKPAKFVSPKCSPRFIQQPR, from the exons ATGGCCCTGGTTTCAGGAAGATCAACATTGAATCCGAATGCTCCTCTCTTTGTCCCCGCTGCTTTCCGCCAAGTGGAAGATTTCTCCCCTGAATGGTGGCAACTGGTCACCACCTCTACATGGTACCATGAATATTGGCTCAGTCAGAACCAGGATGAGGATGGTTTCTATGATAATGCTCAGGAAAACTATGACAATGTAGCCGATTTGCTTCCTGAGACCTTTGATCTCGATGCTGGAGAGGACTTCTCTAGTTTTGAAGCAGCTCAGTTTGAAGAGTTCCTCCAGTCGTCTCAAACTGAAG CAGGGTTAGATATGAGTGCTGCagttctgaagaatttgaaagcATCAGAAGATAGACGTCCCAAGTTGCTGGTGGAGCCAAGGAAGTATGTAGAGAAGCCAGCCAAGTTTGTGAGTCCAAAATGCAGCCCCCGCTTCATCCAGCAGCCTCGTTGA
- the LOC112190014 gene encoding protein EARLY RESPONSIVE TO DEHYDRATION 15 isoform X1, which produces MALVSGRSTLNPNAPLFVPAAFRQVEDFSPEWWQLVTTSTWYHEYWLSQNQDEDGFYDNAQENYDNVADLLPETFDLDAGEDFSSFEAAQFEEFLQSSQTEGKNAGLDMSAAVLKNLKASEDRRPKLLVEPRKYVEKPAKFVSPKCSPRFIQQPR; this is translated from the exons ATGGCCCTGGTTTCAGGAAGATCAACATTGAATCCGAATGCTCCTCTCTTTGTCCCCGCTGCTTTCCGCCAAGTGGAAGATTTCTCCCCTGAATGGTGGCAACTGGTCACCACCTCTACATGGTACCATGAATATTGGCTCAGTCAGAACCAGGATGAGGATGGTTTCTATGATAATGCTCAGGAAAACTATGACAATGTAGCCGATTTGCTTCCTGAGACCTTTGATCTCGATGCTGGAGAGGACTTCTCTAGTTTTGAAGCAGCTCAGTTTGAAGAGTTCCTCCAGTCGTCTCAAACTGAAGGTAAAAATG CAGGGTTAGATATGAGTGCTGCagttctgaagaatttgaaagcATCAGAAGATAGACGTCCCAAGTTGCTGGTGGAGCCAAGGAAGTATGTAGAGAAGCCAGCCAAGTTTGTGAGTCCAAAATGCAGCCCCCGCTTCATCCAGCAGCCTCGTTGA
- the LOC112190014 gene encoding protein EARLY RESPONSIVE TO DEHYDRATION 15 isoform X2, with amino-acid sequence MALVSGRSTLNPNAPLFVPAAFRQVEDFSPEWWQLVTTSTWYHEYWLSQNQDEDGFYDNAQENYDNVADLLPETFDLDAGEDFSSFEAAQFEEFLQSSQTEGKNGLDMSAAVLKNLKASEDRRPKLLVEPRKYVEKPAKFVSPKCSPRFIQQPR; translated from the exons ATGGCCCTGGTTTCAGGAAGATCAACATTGAATCCGAATGCTCCTCTCTTTGTCCCCGCTGCTTTCCGCCAAGTGGAAGATTTCTCCCCTGAATGGTGGCAACTGGTCACCACCTCTACATGGTACCATGAATATTGGCTCAGTCAGAACCAGGATGAGGATGGTTTCTATGATAATGCTCAGGAAAACTATGACAATGTAGCCGATTTGCTTCCTGAGACCTTTGATCTCGATGCTGGAGAGGACTTCTCTAGTTTTGAAGCAGCTCAGTTTGAAGAGTTCCTCCAGTCGTCTCAAACTGAAGGTAAAAATG GGTTAGATATGAGTGCTGCagttctgaagaatttgaaagcATCAGAAGATAGACGTCCCAAGTTGCTGGTGGAGCCAAGGAAGTATGTAGAGAAGCCAGCCAAGTTTGTGAGTCCAAAATGCAGCCCCCGCTTCATCCAGCAGCCTCGTTGA
- the LOC112190014 gene encoding protein EARLY RESPONSIVE TO DEHYDRATION 15 isoform X4 produces MALVSGRSTLNPNAPLFVPAAFRQVEDFSPEWWQLVTTSTWYHEYWLSQNQDEDGFYDNAQENYDNVADLLPETFDLDAGEDFSSFEAAQFEEFLQSSQTEGLDMSAAVLKNLKASEDRRPKLLVEPRKYVEKPAKFVSPKCSPRFIQQPR; encoded by the exons ATGGCCCTGGTTTCAGGAAGATCAACATTGAATCCGAATGCTCCTCTCTTTGTCCCCGCTGCTTTCCGCCAAGTGGAAGATTTCTCCCCTGAATGGTGGCAACTGGTCACCACCTCTACATGGTACCATGAATATTGGCTCAGTCAGAACCAGGATGAGGATGGTTTCTATGATAATGCTCAGGAAAACTATGACAATGTAGCCGATTTGCTTCCTGAGACCTTTGATCTCGATGCTGGAGAGGACTTCTCTAGTTTTGAAGCAGCTCAGTTTGAAGAGTTCCTCCAGTCGTCTCAAACTGAAG GGTTAGATATGAGTGCTGCagttctgaagaatttgaaagcATCAGAAGATAGACGTCCCAAGTTGCTGGTGGAGCCAAGGAAGTATGTAGAGAAGCCAGCCAAGTTTGTGAGTCCAAAATGCAGCCCCCGCTTCATCCAGCAGCCTCGTTGA